In Esox lucius isolate fEsoLuc1 chromosome 22, fEsoLuc1.pri, whole genome shotgun sequence, the genomic window CCTGCGCCATAGCGTTCGAGCGCTACTGCGGCGTGGTGCACCCGCTACGCACCAAGCACTGGCATACCACCCGGCGTGCCTCCATCACCTGCCTCCTCATCTGGGCATTTGTTCTGGTAATGCAGTATCCCTTGTTCCGGTGGGACCTCACGCTCCAAGTCACTGAACTGGACATCACAACCTGCTTCGACGTGCTCCCACGCAGAATTTTCGAAAATTCTAGGAACGCTTATCTCTACTTCATATTTGTTATGATGATGTTCAATGTTTTGCCGTTAGCCATGCTGGTCGGCTGTTACGTAGCGGTGGCGAGAGAACTGCGCCGATCCTCGCCACTGGAAACTGACTGCAGCGAAATGAAGAGGGAAATGTCGTTAAGGAGACAGGCTCAGACCACAGTCGCCTTGGCAACTCTGTGCTTTGTGGTGTGTTACCTACCAACGGCCATACTACATACGTTGCACCTGGTCTTTCACGCCCAGGGCTACGGACGTCTTTACATGTACTATGAACTAGCACTGAGTATCAACAGCTTCAACTGTTGCTTTGACCCGTTTTTGTACTACTTCGCATCCAGGGAGTTCCGCTGGGCCCTCAGGAAGCGGTTTGGATGGTGTTGCCCACTGATAAATGAGTCTGGGAATACTGCACTGGTGTCCAAGACAGGATAGCCCAGAGGCGAAATGGCCCCTCTACTGGACCATGGTTGTTCACTAGACTGACATGCTAAAAAGGAATGCAGATTCTGTTTCAAATAGGGcaaactgtaaataaaatacttttacaaatCTGTGTAGTCCTTTTATGGATAAATGCCCTGCACAGTCATCCTTATGAACTTATTTATGCAATGGTTGTCAGAGCTGATTTTATCATTTGTTTGGCTTCCAACTCATTCAGATT contains:
- the LOC105019763 gene encoding P2Y purinoceptor 8-like → MMNATNLSNSTLEMLVSPVMTMAVPAIYLVVFVCSTPFNLVSLVALVSLHSKRPNSTSVLTINLSLADLLYSAFLPLQVLYHLRGNNWPWGSALCGLTTAALYCNMHCSVLISCAIAFERYCGVVHPLRTKHWHTTRRASITCLLIWAFVLVMQYPLFRWDLTLQVTELDITTCFDVLPRRIFENSRNAYLYFIFVMMMFNVLPLAMLVGCYVAVARELRRSSPLETDCSEMKREMSLRRQAQTTVALATLCFVVCYLPTAILHTLHLVFHAQGYGRLYMYYELALSINSFNCCFDPFLYYFASREFRWALRKRFGWCCPLINESGNTALVSKTG